GTGTCCGACCGATACAAAGGAAACCGAGTATGAAAGAAGGCCGACATGCGAACCCATAATAGGCACCATTATCGAATACGCAGAATGCGGATACGACGGTAAATTGAACGTCAAATTCCTAAAGCATCAATTTTTGGCTTATAATCCGATGGCTGTATGCCGAATTCGTTTAGCACGTTTACAAATTTTGCTTCTGCAACGCCTCGGAATCCTCCATCGATAATCATAATGGATTTCTCCTAAGGAATAATCAGTTTTGCAATTCGACCAGGTTAGTAGGGGGCTACTTAATCACTGGATCTTTACCGGTATCACCGTAGTCAATGTCGGGATCGTCGTGGTCTCCGCCTTCGCGCATATACGTTACCATATCATCGCTGTTGACGACTATATGGCTGTGACCTGGGCCGTCTGGCACACCCTTTCCGCCATAATATATGTCGACTTTGTCCTCTCCGGTTTTATTGTTGCGGCCGCTCACTATTTTGGCGTCTTTGCCGTCGATTTTTCCGTTCTGCTCGTTTTTACCGAAAACTTCGTCGAAGAATCCCATGGCATCTCCTAAGAACATCGGCATTCTGCACTGAACCTGCGATGACCTAAATGTCATCTTCTAATAAATATAATTAGTTATTGGAGGATGTCAACTATCCTGAGTTCTAGGTAGTTCCCAGTAGTTTGCATGCTTTGGGTTTTGAAACTTGATGAGAAGCATGGTCCTGTCGATTTTCCATCCGACGGTATCCGACCTAGCGATGAGAAATCCTCCGCAGGCGGAGCAACGTCTCAATTCAAGGCCCAAACCCAATCTGGGTAATCTGTCAGGCATTAACAGGTTTCCGAATCTGAAAGTTTCTAGATGTTTGTAAGTCCCATTGTGGCCTTCGCCGTATTAGCATTCGGCGTGTCTTTTAGACCCGTATGTAACCTTAAGGAAACATTCCTAACGTGGTGAAATGTGGGACGAAGAGTCTGAATGCGAACAGTAAAAGACCAATAATTTCAACGAACTAAACTATGTTTTCGCTCGAATCTCGCTCTGTCCGCATTACAAGGGTTTCAGATTTCGGTCTGAAGCCCTTTTGTTTTCTTTTAGCCTATAACCCTTAGGTGTTTTCTGGGATACTTTGGGCGGTATATATTGCCGTAGTGTTTTATCTGTAATGACAGCAGAGAAAACGGTTGAAAATCCGTTGGGCCAACATCCGAATCGAATCGGATGTTGGCCCGCGGCTTTGTAGAAGGACGATTCAAAAACGCCCCGTCGGTTTCGACGCCATCCAGTGAAAAGCTTTTTGCCCGCCTTTATGATCCGGATGGGTAACGCTGCCGTACCCGACATGCCACCAGTATACCGTACCCATCGAGATTCCGCCCGTCGGATACGATGATACGGACGCCGGACAGGTAACGCTTTCGGTGTCCGTGCGGGCCATCCGACTCGTACGCCGCTGCCGCGTCATTACGTGGCGCGGCTTTGTAGATAGAGTATACAATGCCCAAAACACAGAAAGGGCCTAATGGTGACAGCTATCTGAGGGAGTCCATCGTGGCGATCATTGCCGCCTTGATAGCCAAGGCGGACAACATCGTCACCGACGTCATGCTAGTGGCCGTCATCGGCTACCTGCTGGCCATGGACTACCGAAGCAGACATAGCCGCCGCTAGGCAGAAGCCCGTCCGGCATCGTCCCGGGCGGGTCCCTTTCCTTCTCGTTGATTCCTGTCGTTCTGTTTCGTTTTCCAAGTCGGCACAGATGCTGCTGCAGTCTCTGCTCGGCCTTTATCTATCTTGTGCCAGTATTGGTGAATTTCCGGCTGTCGAGGTCACCGGGACGAAACACGCGGCATCGGTAACGGTGGATGTCTCGTTATTCGAGGTTGAGGGCGTACATGAGGATGAGGTCGATGACCGCGACGGCGATGTAGGTGAGGCCGATGGCGGTGCCGAAGATGCGAAGGAACCCGATCGAGCCGATGGTGTAGACGGCGAGTTCCAGACAGAGCTTCCCGTATTTCGGCAGCACGTGCGCGGAGCCGGGCGCGCCGTACCTTGCCCACAGGATGGTGATGATGACCCCGATGGCCACCCACAGGATTTTGGCCGCGGCATTCCTGGAAAGGAACCCGCCTCCTGCCACGAGACCGATGACCGTGACGGTCTCCAGGAGAAAACGTACGCCGGCCACAATCGCCGAAAGAACACCTGTCATTTAAAATCCTCTTCTCTGATTTCGGGCAGGGACTGGACCCTGCCGCTATCGGACATGCTAGGCATTTTATCATCAAATGTTGGATAGCCTCCGAGGCGGGAGAGCAGGGTCCGGGTTTTGGCCGGATGCAATGGCGTATTTGTTTGGTCAGGGTGTATGCCATTCCCGCCTCTCTAGAATATGCGGATTGGCTATACAATGTCTGTCGGGCTATATGGTTTCGGCATCATGGAAAGAAACTCTTGTCTTTCTGGGTCATTCCCAGACAATGATCCAGACACGATGACTTCCGGTCTTCAGTATCTCTGTTTTCATGGAATCCTGGATATTCCCATAGGGGTTATAGACCATTTCGCGATACTCTCGGTTGGGTTTCTTTGAGCCTGTGGTTGTAGGTGCTGATTTTCTTGGCGAGGAACTCTCGTTGTTCCTGGGTTTGTCTGATGCGTTCGGCGAGCAGCCGGTCCTGCTGGTGGAGCATGGCGAGGCGTTCGGGAATGGTGGCGTCGCCCTGGGCGCGCAGGCGGGAGTATCGTTCGATGGCGCGCAGGGGCATGCCGGTGGCGAGCAGGCGTTGTACGAACGCGATCCATTCGAGGTCGTGGCGGGTGTAGCCGCGGTGGCCTTCCGGGTCGCGGTGCGGGTCGAGGATGCCGCGCCGTTCGTAGTATCTGAGCGTGGGGACGGGCAGTCCGGTGAGCCGGGAGACGTCGCTGATGCGCAGCGTCGTCGCGTCGCTCTCCTCTTGTGTTTGGTGGTTTGGGCGTGTCGTCGTTTTGCGTTGAACCATGGTTCATAGCCTAGCGTGGTGCCTGCCGGCGCGGACGCGTCCGGCGGAAAGGAACATATGGAGAAGCCTATGGGGGAGTCGAGGTTCGAGAAGGGGTCGCGCGCGCTGGCCGCGATCGATGGGCGCGGGGGACGGGAGGTGGTCGACTCGCTGGCCGGGATCGCGCCGGACCTGGGCCGCTGGGTCGTGGAGTTCGCGTTCGGCGACGTGTACACGCGCCCGGGTCTGGACGCCCGCCAGCGGGAGCTGGTGACGCTGGGCAGCCTGGTGACTCAGGGCGACACGGTCCCGGAGCTGCGGGTCCATATCGCCGCGGCCCTGCACGTGGGACTGACACGGGAGCAGGTCGTCGAGGCGATCATGCAATGCGTCCCGTACGTCGGCTTCCCGAGGACCATCAACGCCGTCGGCGTCGCCCGCGAGGTCTTCGACCGGGAGGACCGGGAGCACGGCGACGACTGACCGCGACACCGACGGCGGGGCGGTCGGCGAGTTCGCCCGGCTGGTGCGTGAGAGCCGTCATGTCGCGGCGTTCACGGGCGCGGGTGCGTCGGCGGATGCCGGCATCCCCGACCTCGCCGGCATAGCCCGGATTCTCAAGGCCGAGGGGTTCGGTGGCGGGGTGTTCAGCATGCTCGACCCCGCGTTCGTCCGACGTGACCCCGAAACGTTCTACCGGCTCTACCGGCAAACGTTCCTCAAGCCGCGTGTCCGGCCGGACGCCGCCCACCGGTTCCTCGCCCGCCTGGAACGGGAGGGACGGCTGGACGGGGTGGCGACCATGAACATCGACTGCCTGCACCAACAGGCCGGCAGCCGCCACGTATACGAGTACTGGGGCGACATGCGCCTCAACCACTGCGCCGCCTGCGGGCGAGGCTGCGATTGGGACCGCGACACCGGCACCGGCATCCACCACTGCCCTTCCTGCGGCGGACCGTGATCCCCGACTTCACCGCCCGCAGGCTCGCCACCTACCCCAAGCAGGTCGCCGCGGGCAGGCGGCTGATAGCCGGCTGCGACCTGCTCATTGTCACATCGGCACCCAGACCATCCCCACACCACCACCCAACACCCCGGTCGTCCACATCGACCTCAAACCACACCCGCCCGCACCCGGCCTGCTCGGAATACAAGGCAAAGCGGACGACGTGTTCACCAGACTAGATGCTATATACCAATAAAAACGACTGTGAATCATCGCGGTTTTATGGTCATGTTTTGTTCTTGTTCTTATAATGATTTGAAGAATAACCATTGTCGAGAATGAGGGCATCATGCCGGAAACAACCGAACAGGCTGAGCTTGCGTCATTGGCTCCTCAATACCGTCCTGAATACCATCAGGAATATGTTGAACTGATTGATGATGCGCTGGAACAGGGATATAAGAATATAGCGCTTTCAGGCGTATACGGTTCCGGCAAAAGCAGCATCCTTGACAAGGTATACGAAGAGCATGCGAAGGACGCGATCAGGATTTCACTGTCCCCGTTGGCTTCCGATATCGGGAAAGAACAAACAGGCCATAAGCCTGCAGCAGACGAATCTTCTGAAGACAACCAAAATACACAGGAGAACCAGAATACGTCGGAATCGCAGAACCCCGAGAAAAAGGATTCCAAGTGGGCTGTTGACGAGATGACGAATCTGGTTCAGAAGGAAATCGTGAAGCAGATTCTTTACAGTGTCAGTCCAAACAAGACTCCGCTTTCGCGTTTCCATAGGATCAACCCGATGAGCAATCTGTCAAGAACCTTTTTCAGTATCGTCGGGGCGTTGCTCGTTTTCGGGGTTTTCGTCATTTCCGAATGGAACTCTTCCGTCAAAGTGTGGGTTGCCGGATTCCCCGTGTGGGGAAGAGCGGTTTCAGGCTTTCTTGCGATATGTGTTTGCGCAGGAATTTTCTGGTTGGTGAGTTGGCTGCTTTCCGGCAAAGTAAGATTGAAGAGTCTTTCCGCTGGCGGCACAGCGGTCGCATTGTCTGATGGAGATAAGTCGGATACCTATTTTGACAAATATCTGGATGAGATCGTCTATTTCTTCTCCACTGCCGAGAAGACCATCGTGATATTCGAGGATCTTGACCGATTCAACAATCCTCGAATCTTTGATTCCTTGCGGGAGCTGAACAATATCCTCAACAATGGTCCAGATGGTTCTGACCGTACCATACAGTTCATCTACGCAATCAAAGACAGCGTATTCTCCAACCAATTGGCCAATGGTGGACAGGACGAAGTGCCTTTCGCCAGAACCAAATTCTTCGACATCATCATCCCGGTGGTACCCTTCATGTCCCATGAGAACGCTGCACGCATCGCGTCCGACGACTTCAAAGGAACCGACATCGACACCGACGTGTTCAATGTCGCGGCACAGTACATTCCGGACAAAAGAATCTTGACAAACATCAGAAACGAGTATCTCGTGTACCACAAGATACTCAATCGAAACCATCAATTCGAGGAAGCGGGATTCAAGGATTCACGTCTGCTTGCCTTCATTATTTACAAAAACACCTATCTTGATGACACGAACCTGCTGTCGTCAGGAGGAAGCAACCTCGATTACATCTATAACGCGAGCCGAACCATCATCAACCACAACATTGGCAAGCTGAACCAGCAGATCTACGACAACTTAAAAACACTAAAACAGCACACCACCCAAAAAGAGGAATATTCCAATAGCCTAGGAGAAGAGTTATATACCTATGTCATAGGGATGTTTGGATATAGCCAGTGCCAATCATTCCAAGTGAAGATAGGAAATAGTGGACAGTCCTATGATCGTGCTGGATTAAAAAATTCTAGGTTCTGGGAAGTTGTCCAGAATGTGCCTGATACAACAATTGTATATATAAGTCTTACCGCTATCACTGGCTATTACAATACAGTGTCGGAAAACATTCATTATACCAAAAGCCAGCTTGTTGATATTATGCACCAGCCTATTAACCTGAAATTCCGACAAGAGCAAGAAATCAAAAGAATCAACGATGATTCGGAATCTTGCAAAAAAAGAATTGAACAGTTACGAGGGTATGATTTTGCCGATCTCATAGCCGGAGGTGATACTTACTGCGCTCAATTTAACGACTTCGGCAAGCCAGACCCAAGTTGTATTAGCAGATCCCTTAAGGCTTTTGTGCAAAAGCTTTATGATTCTGATGGCTTGCCGATGGCTTTGTTATCACACGGGTGGATAAACCGCAACTACATACAATATTCCACCATTTTTGATACTCGGCTGACTCTACCGGCACGTGATTTCATCTACCATCATGTGGATTCGAACGATCCGGATTACGGTTTCAAACTCTCGGGGGAGGACGCCGAAGCAGTGGTGGAGGAGATATCACAACGGGGTAAGTTCCTTTTTGAAGAACCTCGCTTGCTGAACTTCGACATTCTTGGTCATCTCGCTGGTGGACAAGACCGCAAGACAACAGAACTTTTTGGAGTGCAAATCGCATACTTGTCGAAACTGGAACCAATAAGTTGGAAATTCCTCGCAGAATATCTCAATGCAGAGGATGTACACAATCAGAATAAGGTCGTACAGGCGATAACCTCAGCATGTCCCAATATTTTAAAATTCCTTACAGAAGAGGAATTCGAAGAGGACAAACGGTTGCAGTATATGAACGATGCACTACTGAATCTTTCCAAAGACTTCGACTACGCCAGTGAGAATGAAACTAAGAAAGCAATCAGGAATTTCCTTTCCGAACACATAGATTCCTCGGCATACGGCGATGACTCTCTGTCTGCTGAACAAGCGGGCTGCCTAGTCAAATTGGGCAGTGAAATTGGACTGCATGTTGATTCCTTGCAGGATTTATCAACAGCACTGGTCGATGATTTCATCAAGCTCGGTCTGTACAAGTACACAAGGGAGAACATCTGTAAAGCATCGAATTCAAAGACGGCACTGTTCCCGATCAATGAAATGAGAGCTCGGGCACAACGCGGTGATGCCAAGGAAACAGGTGCTAATCATGTGTACCAATACACGCTTGATAATCTCGATGATTTCTTAGGATTCCTGGAAGAAAACGAACCTTCGATTCAAACCGATGAAGA
This genomic stretch from Bifidobacterium sp. ESL0690 harbors:
- a CDS encoding DUF2568 domain-containing protein; translated protein: MTGVLSAIVAGVRFLLETVTVIGLVAGGGFLSRNAAAKILWVAIGVIITILWARYGAPGSAHVLPKYGKLCLELAVYTIGSIGFLRIFGTAIGLTYIAVAVIDLILMYALNLE
- a CDS encoding MerR family transcriptional regulator → MVQRKTTTRPNHQTQEESDATTLRISDVSRLTGLPVPTLRYYERRGILDPHRDPEGHRGYTRHDLEWIAFVQRLLATGMPLRAIERYSRLRAQGDATIPERLAMLHQQDRLLAERIRQTQEQREFLAKKISTYNHRLKETQPRVSRNGL
- a CDS encoding carboxymuconolactone decarboxylase family protein produces the protein MEKPMGESRFEKGSRALAAIDGRGGREVVDSLAGIAPDLGRWVVEFAFGDVYTRPGLDARQRELVTLGSLVTQGDTVPELRVHIAAALHVGLTREQVVEAIMQCVPYVGFPRTINAVGVAREVFDREDREHGDD
- a CDS encoding Sir2 family NAD-dependent protein deacetylase; this encodes MRESRHVAAFTGAGASADAGIPDLAGIARILKAEGFGGGVFSMLDPAFVRRDPETFYRLYRQTFLKPRVRPDAAHRFLARLEREGRLDGVATMNIDCLHQQAGSRHVYEYWGDMRLNHCAACGRGCDWDRDTGTGIHHCPSCGGP